One window from the genome of Brachyspira sp. SAP_772 encodes:
- a CDS encoding geranyl transferase has protein sequence MRQDIIDSLPDILKNNIDTLENTSLDTCNNYYMTNSQFTAINFDEVAKCYKDNENLDDPPASNDALYIMDNSHFYFLEFKNGKIEEDNIKTKIYDSLFILSDIKYNDGSKYIDSIVEFSKSNIEYILVYSIKKNPKLGINNHVYQKANKKTKCGGVLKLKDFILKDVNFYNENDFKTQFISTLKN, from the coding sequence ATGAGACAAGATATAATAGATAGTTTACCTGATATATTAAAAAATAATATAGATACTCTAGAGAATACTTCTTTAGATACTTGTAATAATTATTATATGACAAATAGTCAATTTACTGCCATTAATTTTGATGAAGTTGCGAAGTGTTATAAAGATAATGAAAATTTAGATGATCCACCAGCCTCTAATGATGCATTATATATTATGGATAATAGTCATTTCTATTTTTTAGAGTTTAAAAATGGTAAAATTGAAGAAGATAATATAAAAACAAAAATATATGATAGTTTATTCATATTGTCAGATATAAAATATAATGATGGGAGTAAATATATAGACAGCATAGTTGAGTTTTCAAAATCAAATATAGAATATATATTAGTTTATAGTATTAAAAAAAATCCAAAATTAGGGATTAATAATCATGTGTATCAAAAGGCAAATAAAAAAACAAAATGTGGTGGAGTATTAAAATTAAAAGATTTTATATTAAAAGATGTTAATTTTTATAATGAAAATGATTTTAAAACCCAATTTATTTCTACATTAAAAAATTAA
- a CDS encoding polymer-forming cytoskeletal protein: MFRRNEISESNSIIGEGSYFKGEFTLNGSLRIDGCYEGDNLQVDSLTVGKSGKVKSNIKTNSAIIEGIIVGNIEAKNRVMLMPTSRVLGEIRTPELIIQNGVILEGVCIVSPDPKTNPKETILNLYNSVNNNQ; encoded by the coding sequence ATGTTTAGAAGAAATGAAATATCAGAATCAAATTCAATAATAGGTGAAGGTTCATATTTTAAAGGAGAGTTTACACTTAACGGCAGTTTAAGAATAGATGGTTGTTATGAGGGGGATAATCTTCAAGTTGATAGTCTTACCGTAGGAAAGAGCGGAAAAGTAAAATCTAATATAAAAACTAATTCAGCTATTATAGAGGGTATAATAGTAGGAAATATTGAAGCAAAAAATAGGGTAATGCTTATGCCTACAAGCAGAGTTCTTGGAGAGATTCGCACACCTGAGCTTATTATACAAAATGGAGTTATACTTGAAGGAGTTTGTATAGTATCACCTGATCCTAAAACTAACCCTAAAGAAACTATACTTAATCTATATAACTCTGTAAATAATAATCAATAA
- a CDS encoding rod shape-determining protein — protein MFSWLYNMFSSDMGIDLGTANTLVYVKGEGIVLAEPSVVAIEKSTGNVIAVGNEAKRMLGKVPNSIAAIRPMRDGVIADFETVEKMIRYFINKVHNKKTLVKPRIAIGIPTGITEVERRAVRESCEQAGARTIFLIEQARAAAIGADMPINEPHGNMIIEIGGGTTEVAVLSLGSMVRSASIRVGGDELDDAIIKYMQRTHNLYIGEKTAEEIKINIGHAYKGDISKTMDIRGRDSVSGLPKTLTINSAEVKDAISDILLEILEAVKYVLNQTPPEIAADIVERGIVMSGGTSLLPGFTDLISIETGVPVILAESPLTCVAIGCGKFIEETRNLKNYRRFS, from the coding sequence ATGTTTAGTTGGTTGTATAATATGTTCTCAAGTGATATGGGAATAGATTTAGGTACTGCAAATACTTTAGTTTATGTTAAGGGAGAGGGAATTGTTTTAGCAGAGCCTTCTGTGGTTGCTATAGAAAAAAGTACTGGAAATGTTATAGCTGTTGGTAATGAGGCTAAAAGAATGTTGGGTAAGGTTCCGAATTCTATAGCGGCTATAAGACCTATGAGAGACGGGGTTATTGCAGATTTTGAAACTGTTGAAAAGATGATAAGATATTTTATCAATAAAGTTCACAATAAAAAAACTTTAGTAAAGCCTAGAATTGCTATAGGTATTCCTACAGGTATTACAGAAGTTGAGAGACGTGCTGTACGTGAAAGCTGCGAACAGGCAGGAGCTAGAACTATATTTTTAATAGAGCAAGCTAGGGCTGCTGCAATTGGAGCGGATATGCCTATTAATGAGCCTCATGGTAATATGATTATAGAGATAGGAGGCGGTACTACTGAGGTTGCTGTACTTTCACTTGGAAGTATGGTACGCAGTGCTTCTATACGTGTGGGAGGCGATGAGCTTGATGATGCTATAATAAAATATATGCAAAGAACTCACAACTTATATATTGGTGAAAAAACTGCTGAAGAGATTAAGATTAATATTGGTCATGCTTATAAGGGCGATATATCTAAAACTATGGACATAAGAGGAAGAGATTCTGTATCTGGTCTTCCTAAAACTTTAACTATCAACAGTGCTGAAGTAAAAGATGCTATATCAGATATATTGCTTGAAATATTAGAGGCTGTAAAATATGTACTTAATCAAACTCCTCCAGAGATAGCTGCTGATATTGTTGAGAGAGGTATTGTTATGAGTGGAGGAACTTCTTTACTTCCGGGTTTTACAGATTTAATATCTATAGAGACAGGTGTTCCTGTTATACTTGCAGAGAGCCCTCTTACTTGTGTGGCTATTGGATGCGGTAAGTTTATAGAAGAGACTAGAAATTTAAAAAATTATAGAAGATTTTCTTAA
- a CDS encoding ATP-binding protein, translated as MKLNIKNLGRIKEAEIKIDGITIIAGENNTGKTTVGKVLFSCFNSFNNLEKEIYLDRKLSIRKELYNLYDLFVKYETINYRNLELLEYRLDDMSDNLYSIHIKSKKNIYDILITNLSGYVDIKDENIIDYIKKVSKRIEEYINIPDEKIGYKKIEEYFNEMFNKQINSRIERDTIAEINILDLYFKFKDDECIDTNLNYLNKRNIYFIDNPFIFDRNDYFYSLSIQESHLINNILYSEKPSISDKILTEEKLKNIYDKLSNAVNGKILEKDKEFYLEEEIFYEPISVHNLSAGLKSFAIIKMLLERNALKEDDILVLDEPEIHLHPKWQLLYAEIIVLLQKEFNIYILITTHSPYFLEAIEMYSKLHNMQEKTNYYLSDIENKYSVFKLVNESIEDIYSLMAQPIEKLEDLENSFDE; from the coding sequence ATGAAATTAAATATAAAAAATTTAGGCAGAATAAAAGAAGCAGAAATAAAAATAGACGGTATCACTATAATAGCAGGTGAAAATAATACAGGCAAAACTACAGTAGGAAAAGTATTATTTTCTTGCTTTAATTCATTTAATAATCTTGAAAAAGAAATATATTTAGATAGAAAATTATCTATTAGAAAAGAGTTATATAATTTATATGATTTATTTGTAAAATATGAAACTATTAATTATAGAAATTTAGAATTATTAGAATATAGATTAGATGATATGTCAGATAATTTATATTCTATTCATATCAAGTCTAAAAAAAATATATATGATATTCTAATAACTAATTTATCAGGATATGTTGATATAAAAGATGAAAATATTATTGACTATATAAAAAAAGTATCTAAAAGAATAGAAGAATATATTAATATACCAGATGAAAAAATAGGTTATAAAAAAATAGAAGAATATTTTAATGAAATGTTTAATAAACAAATAAACAGCAGAATAGAAAGAGATACTATAGCAGAAATTAATATATTAGATTTGTATTTTAAATTCAAAGATGATGAGTGTATAGATACAAACCTAAATTATTTGAATAAAAGAAATATATATTTCATAGATAATCCTTTTATTTTTGATAGAAACGATTATTTCTATTCTTTGTCTATACAAGAATCGCATTTAATAAATAATATATTATATTCAGAAAAACCAAGTATATCAGATAAAATTTTAACAGAAGAAAAATTAAAAAATATATATGATAAATTATCAAATGCAGTAAATGGAAAAATTTTAGAAAAAGACAAAGAATTTTATTTAGAAGAAGAAATTTTTTATGAACCTATATCAGTACATAATCTATCAGCAGGTTTAAAATCTTTTGCTATTATAAAAATGCTGTTAGAGAGAAATGCATTAAAAGAAGATGATATTTTAGTATTAGATGAACCTGAAATACATCTTCACCCTAAATGGCAGCTTTTATATGCTGAAATAATAGTGCTTTTACAAAAAGAATTTAATATATATATTTTAATAACTACTCATAGCCCTTATTTTTTGGAAGCTATAGAGATGTATTCTAAACTGCATAATATGCAGGAAAAAACTAATTATTATTTATCAGATATAGAAAATAAATACTCTGTTTTTAAGTTGGTAAATGAAAGTATAGAAGATATATATAGTTTAATGGCTCAGCCTATAGAGAAGTTGGAAGATTTGGAAAATAGTTTTGATGAGTAA
- a CDS encoding energy transducer TonB codes for MKDFLDKLKTIIVKKKDTIFAVIVAFILHIFVLSLVNTYIVESLFAYNDELKKILEEEKNKKDDYMFLVETPDVEEEENNEDTPFASDKSLVSRGQVNVTPSKVFSDASVFSFLGDGANSPIVERRDNINPNNNNNNLQKQKDLGDEISREKVETYKPKNPGLKGDTKIPASFEDGADRAVVLSSETGSIQLGTKAQEYFWYFYTLVGSIRDSWYLTIPNQAHFLGLLRSDEVEVLISIDLDGNIIFEKFLSNSKLGQSSLDNSCSKAIEYAKKLKPPPQGLVRDYAENGKIYIPFKFIYQNFSRE; via the coding sequence ATGAAAGATTTTTTAGATAAATTAAAAACTATAATAGTTAAAAAGAAAGATACTATATTCGCAGTAATAGTTGCATTTATACTTCATATATTTGTATTGAGTTTGGTAAATACTTATATAGTGGAATCTTTGTTTGCGTATAATGATGAATTAAAAAAAATCTTAGAAGAAGAGAAAAATAAAAAAGATGATTATATGTTTTTGGTAGAGACTCCAGATGTAGAGGAAGAGGAAAACAACGAAGATACTCCATTTGCTTCAGACAAGTCATTAGTATCAAGAGGGCAGGTAAATGTAACACCTTCAAAAGTATTTTCAGATGCTTCAGTTTTTTCTTTTTTGGGGGACGGAGCTAATAGCCCAATAGTTGAAAGACGCGATAATATAAATCCAAACAATAATAACAACAATTTACAAAAACAAAAAGATTTAGGCGATGAGATAAGCAGAGAAAAGGTTGAAACTTATAAGCCAAAAAATCCCGGTCTTAAAGGCGATACAAAGATACCAGCATCATTTGAAGACGGAGCAGATAGGGCAGTGGTGTTATCAAGTGAAACAGGAAGCATACAACTTGGAACAAAAGCTCAAGAATATTTTTGGTATTTTTATACTTTGGTTGGCTCTATAAGAGATTCTTGGTATTTGACTATTCCAAATCAGGCACATTTTTTGGGTCTTTTAAGAAGCGATGAAGTGGAAGTGCTTATATCAATAGATTTGGACGGAAATATTATTTTTGAGAAATTTTTAAGCAATTCAAAATTAGGTCAAAGCAGTTTAGACAATTCATGCTCGAAGGCTATAGAATATGCCAAGAAATTAAAGCCGCCTCCACAAGGTTTGGTGCGTGATTATGCAGAGAATGGCAAAATATATATACCTTTTAAGTTTATATACCAAAATTTCAGCAGAGAGTGA
- a CDS encoding PIN/TRAM domain-containing protein: MWRIIYFACSILALIFDYIYNKLFNINTIIFFIVSSVIIVLLDLFVIRKRSSKTTLVIFLSFFITIITVILTLNVINIIGINLSLNKKLIILFIEGYLTFSVISSLIPNISNMLKLTKTDKIKTAKILDTSVIVDGRVYDIAEKKFFDGLLILPEFVIKEIQFLSDSRDPQKRIRGRRALEILNKMKSSKNILLSVTDVDFPNIKEVDLKLIELAKKMDAKVITNDFNLMKVASIHGVDILNINDLANCLQVVVLPGETIKIDLIREGKDKQALGYLEDGTMIVVDNAKHLIGKTVDIEIDNVLPKEAGRVIFASLVSKQQNNQQNNNKKKQNREHK; the protein is encoded by the coding sequence ATGTGGAGAATAATTTATTTTGCTTGTTCTATTTTAGCACTTATATTTGACTATATTTATAATAAACTTTTTAATATAAATACTATTATATTTTTTATTGTAAGTTCTGTTATTATAGTATTATTAGATTTATTTGTTATAAGAAAAAGGTCTTCAAAAACAACTTTGGTAATTTTTCTATCATTCTTTATAACAATAATAACTGTAATACTTACTCTAAATGTTATAAATATTATTGGTATTAATTTATCTTTAAATAAAAAACTTATAATACTATTTATTGAAGGATATTTAACTTTTTCTGTAATATCATCACTCATACCAAATATATCAAACATGCTAAAACTTACAAAAACTGATAAAATAAAAACAGCTAAAATATTGGACACTTCTGTTATAGTAGATGGAAGAGTATATGATATAGCAGAAAAAAAATTCTTTGACGGACTTTTAATACTTCCAGAGTTTGTAATAAAAGAAATACAATTTTTAAGCGATTCAAGAGACCCACAAAAAAGAATAAGAGGAAGAAGAGCATTAGAAATATTAAATAAAATGAAATCTTCAAAAAACATATTACTTTCTGTAACAGATGTAGATTTTCCAAACATCAAGGAAGTGGATTTAAAACTAATAGAGCTCGCCAAAAAAATGGATGCTAAAGTTATTACGAATGATTTTAACTTGATGAAGGTAGCTTCTATACATGGAGTAGATATATTAAATATTAATGATTTAGCTAATTGTTTACAAGTTGTAGTACTTCCGGGAGAAACTATAAAAATTGATTTAATAAGAGAAGGTAAAGATAAACAGGCATTAGGTTATTTAGAAGACGGCACTATGATAGTTGTAGATAATGCTAAACATTTAATAGGCAAAACTGTTGATATAGAAATAGATAACGTGCTTCCTAAAGAGGCAGGAAGGGTAATATTTGCTTCTTTGGTAAGTAAGCAGCAAAATAATCAGCAAAACAACAATAAGAAAAAACAAAACCGAGAGCATAAATAA
- the mreD gene encoding rod shape-determining protein MreD has translation MKRAITVIISSLILLIIQSSPAYDLIRITLGAKPDLLLIFLVFLSFRYGSFEGIIYGFLIGIMQDIVSSSTFGSYAIIFLNIGLVVGFFNSRIFIKQIAAGIFVTLVGYLIKIIALFFVMAIYADLSSVAVLMRSELFVGLPLTVIVSSPLFILFEKIAPIVYDKNKIHVDDSTKTYED, from the coding sequence ATGAAAAGAGCAATAACTGTTATAATAAGTTCATTAATCCTTTTAATAATACAATCTTCTCCTGCTTATGATTTGATTAGAATAACATTAGGTGCTAAGCCTGATTTGCTTCTTATATTTTTAGTATTCTTATCATTTAGATATGGTTCTTTTGAGGGAATTATATATGGCTTTTTAATAGGAATAATGCAGGATATTGTTTCTAGCTCTACATTTGGTTCTTATGCTATAATATTTCTTAATATTGGTTTGGTTGTTGGTTTCTTTAACAGCAGAATATTTATTAAGCAGATTGCAGCGGGAATATTTGTTACTTTAGTTGGATATTTAATAAAGATTATTGCTTTATTTTTTGTAATGGCAATATATGCAGATTTATCAAGTGTTGCTGTTCTTATGCGTTCGGAGTTATTCGTAGGGCTTCCTCTCACAGTAATAGTTTCTTCACCGTTGTTTATATTATTTGAAAAGATTGCTCCTATAGTGTATGACAAAAACAAAATACATGTAGATGACAGCACTAAAACCTACGAAGATTAA
- a CDS encoding FAD:protein FMN transferase produces MTSKKKYYLLILIVVAALIVTLFVYRNKEKYISTTIAISDTILNITAQTTEKKMYDLVGAITNEINRMDNILNPYNENSEIAIINKKSLENKNDVLRVEISEDMAHLFETGLRYSKINPSFDISVRPLIELWGFGVKENQTVPKREEIENALKKIDYSKVSIITNNGKKFIEIRDNLTFDFGSYGKGYIVTKLIDIFKNYNIKNYLIDYGGDTYANGVNSRGNPWVIAIRNPRNDEDGYLALIQATNYTIVTSGDYERFFVENGTNYHHIIDAKIGYPTYNAISATIVHTNAEEADALSTTAFLMGTNFFTNENYNYREAYIVDSDGILYIVTNDSF; encoded by the coding sequence ATGACATCAAAGAAAAAATATTATCTATTAATTTTAATTGTAGTAGCAGCATTAATTGTTACACTTTTTGTTTATAGAAACAAAGAAAAATATATATCTACAACAATAGCAATAAGCGATACTATATTAAACATCACAGCTCAAACTACAGAAAAAAAAATGTATGATTTGGTGGGGGCTATAACAAATGAAATCAATAGAATGGACAATATATTAAATCCGTATAATGAAAATAGCGAAATAGCAATTATAAATAAAAAAAGTTTAGAAAATAAAAACGATGTTCTCAGAGTAGAAATTTCTGAAGATATGGCACATTTATTTGAAACAGGGTTAAGATATTCTAAAATAAATCCTTCTTTTGATATAAGTGTGAGACCGTTAATTGAGCTTTGGGGTTTTGGTGTTAAAGAAAATCAAACTGTACCAAAGAGAGAAGAGATTGAAAATGCATTAAAAAAAATAGATTATTCAAAAGTAAGCATTATAACTAACAACGGCAAGAAGTTTATAGAGATTAGAGATAATTTAACTTTTGATTTCGGCTCTTATGGAAAGGGTTATATTGTTACAAAGTTAATAGATATATTTAAAAATTATAATATAAAAAACTATTTAATAGATTATGGCGGAGATACCTATGCTAATGGAGTAAACTCAAGAGGCAATCCTTGGGTGATAGCAATAAGAAACCCTAGAAATGATGAAGATGGATATTTAGCTCTAATACAGGCAACAAATTATACTATAGTAACAAGCGGAGATTATGAGAGATTTTTTGTAGAAAACGGCACTAATTATCATCATATAATAGATGCTAAAATAGGTTATCCTACTTATAATGCAATATCAGCCACTATTGTACACACCAATGCAGAAGAGGCTGATGCTTTATCTACAACAGCCTTTCTTATGGGCACTAATTTTTTCACTAATGAGAATTATAATTACAGAGAAGCTTATATAGTTGATTCTGATGGTATTTTATATATAGTAACGAACGATAGTTTTTGA
- the ispG gene encoding flavodoxin-dependent (E)-4-hydroxy-3-methylbut-2-enyl-diphosphate synthase, giving the protein MSKIVSVGNILIGGGNPVSIQSMTNTDTRNVKDTVNQLKSLEEAGVDIVRLAVLDMEAAKAIKEIKKQTKLPLIADIHFDYRLALESMKSGIDALRLNPGNIKDKEKVKEVIKEAKDRNLTIRVGVNGGSLDRAIYKEVNAQNMVKSASDHIKLMEDLNFTNIKVSLKASDIKTTIEANTLFREKFDYPIHLGVTEAGTLRSSLIKSTSALSYLLMQGIGDTIRYSITGDPVEEVMAGKMLLKFLGLRKEPSVEIISCPTCGRCQVNVEEVASFIEKHVQNIKKNITIAIMGCVVNGPGEAKHADFGVAGSADGNFIYFEKDNEPIKVSKENIISFITKKIEEF; this is encoded by the coding sequence ATGAGTAAGATAGTTAGTGTCGGAAATATACTAATAGGAGGAGGTAATCCTGTTAGTATACAATCTATGACAAATACTGATACTAGAAATGTTAAAGATACCGTTAATCAATTAAAATCTCTTGAAGAGGCTGGTGTTGATATTGTAAGGCTTGCTGTGCTTGATATGGAAGCGGCTAAAGCTATAAAAGAGATAAAAAAACAAACTAAACTTCCTTTAATAGCGGATATACATTTTGATTATAGACTTGCTTTAGAGAGCATGAAAAGCGGTATTGATGCTTTGAGGCTTAACCCGGGTAATATAAAAGATAAAGAGAAAGTAAAAGAGGTTATAAAAGAGGCAAAAGACAGAAATTTAACTATAAGGGTTGGTGTTAATGGCGGAAGTTTGGACAGAGCTATATACAAGGAAGTAAATGCTCAAAATATGGTAAAAAGTGCTTCTGACCATATAAAATTAATGGAAGATTTAAACTTTACAAATATAAAAGTATCATTAAAAGCATCTGATATAAAAACTACAATAGAAGCAAATACATTATTTAGAGAGAAATTTGATTATCCTATACATTTAGGTGTTACAGAGGCTGGTACATTAAGGAGTTCTTTAATTAAAAGTACTAGTGCTTTATCATATTTGCTTATGCAAGGAATTGGGGATACTATAAGATATTCTATTACGGGCGACCCTGTTGAGGAAGTTATGGCAGGAAAGATGCTTCTTAAGTTTTTGGGTTTGAGAAAGGAGCCTTCTGTTGAGATAATATCATGCCCTACTTGCGGAAGATGTCAGGTGAATGTGGAAGAGGTTGCTAGTTTTATAGAAAAGCATGTACAAAATATAAAGAAAAATATCACTATTGCTATAATGGGTTGTGTAGTTAATGGTCCGGGAGAAGCTAAGCATGCAGATTTTGGTGTGGCAGGAAGTGCAGACGGTAATTTTATATATTTTGAAAAAGACAATGAACCTATAAAGGTATCAAAAGAAAATATTATAAGTTTTATTACAAAGAAGATAGAAGAGTTTTAG
- a CDS encoding CarD family transcriptional regulator: MYKVNSYVVYPMYGICKVIGIADNKVNSSIVECYILECEGENITLKVPINRVKEYRIRKIISKAEAENFLNLLQTKPHDIENNWKIRYQENEEKLRSGEIQDTIEVARSLFTRNKLKELSASEKRLYEKAYMFIVNEISIALKKDKDQIEDIVSNALEKSAKKFKTKPAEKELIKPTKNTAKPAKKKKKEE, encoded by the coding sequence ATGTATAAAGTAAATAGTTATGTTGTTTACCCTATGTATGGAATATGCAAAGTCATAGGTATAGCAGATAATAAAGTAAATTCTTCCATTGTAGAATGCTATATACTTGAATGTGAAGGTGAAAATATCACATTAAAAGTTCCTATCAATAGAGTTAAAGAATATCGTATACGTAAAATAATATCTAAAGCAGAAGCTGAAAATTTTTTGAACCTATTACAAACTAAACCTCATGATATAGAAAATAATTGGAAGATTCGTTATCAAGAAAATGAAGAAAAATTAAGAAGCGGTGAAATTCAAGATACTATAGAAGTGGCAAGAAGTTTGTTTACTAGAAATAAATTAAAAGAACTATCTGCAAGCGAAAAACGTTTGTATGAAAAAGCATATATGTTTATAGTAAATGAAATTAGTATAGCATTAAAAAAAGATAAAGATCAAATTGAAGATATAGTGTCTAATGCATTAGAGAAATCAGCTAAAAAGTTTAAAACTAAACCCGCTGAAAAAGAACTTATTAAACCAACTAAAAATACTGCTAAGCCTGCCAAAAAAAAGAAAAAAGAAGAGTGA
- a CDS encoding lipopolysaccharide assembly protein LapB, with product MPYLYDVERKINAKIIIATLAGIIVVAVLSYLFISNYIERKRIRYIYDYIALEDYDNASFIFKDLYSRKPLNKNILMAGIDLYYNILLITTDKDIITTASENITKYAKQMLLTSKFIKNKYIIYQRLAYGFQRLGSSYYIDSYNSYLEAIKNGDNRVSTVIELAKICYEIGYYEEAIENLEYAIERDTENNKEFLNLELYYELAIAYEGNKNYTKAIQILSYIDGKFNNDYKLEAKSYSKLGDLYYRQGLYKESEFFYKKALLLDDKNPNLYYSIGELFRRTKRINEAIAMFREALKIDNNYKPARDALRRL from the coding sequence ATGCCTTATTTATATGATGTTGAAAGAAAGATTAATGCAAAAATCATTATTGCAACTTTAGCAGGTATTATTGTAGTTGCTGTGCTGTCTTATTTATTTATTTCAAATTATATAGAAAGAAAAAGAATTAGATATATTTATGATTATATAGCTTTAGAAGATTATGATAATGCTTCTTTTATATTTAAAGATCTTTACAGCAGAAAACCATTAAATAAAAACATATTAATGGCAGGTATTGATTTATATTATAATATTCTTTTAATAACTACAGACAAAGATATTATTACAACTGCAAGCGAGAATATTACTAAATATGCAAAGCAGATGTTATTAACATCAAAGTTTATAAAGAATAAATATATAATATATCAGAGATTAGCATATGGATTTCAGAGGCTTGGAAGTTCTTATTATATAGATTCTTATAATTCTTATTTAGAAGCTATAAAAAATGGCGATAATAGGGTATCTACTGTAATAGAGCTTGCTAAGATATGTTATGAGATTGGTTATTATGAAGAGGCAATAGAGAACTTAGAATATGCTATAGAAAGAGATACAGAAAACAATAAAGAGTTTTTAAACTTAGAATTATATTATGAACTTGCGATTGCTTATGAAGGAAATAAAAATTACACCAAAGCAATACAGATACTTTCTTATATAGACGGTAAGTTTAACAATGATTATAAGCTTGAGGCTAAATCATATTCTAAGCTTGGGGATTTATATTATAGGCAGGGGCTATATAAAGAAAGCGAATTTTTTTACAAAAAAGCATTATTATTAGATGACAAAAATCCTAATTTATATTATAGTATAGGGGAATTATTTAGAAGAACAAAGCGAATTAATGAAGCGATTGCTATGTTTAGAGAAGCATTAAAAATAGATAATAACTATAAACCCGCTAGGGATGCATTAAGGAGATTATAG
- the mreC gene encoding rod shape-determining protein MreC: MLKHKLLILYITLSLVASIFMVLNRSNFVFDLRSIYALGVYPVQNATQNISKAFVYLYTSITDIFTLQSQLQVLRDRIAELNGTALEYEQLRQENSRLRALLNEAPTDEYPLEYAEIVSKDPQNFYNTIVINKGRAHGIVVGMPVISYKSGYKGLVGKVVEVRQYNSRVLSLIDERSQISVMLESSKATGIMSGQNPRSTQTHLQYIDLQIDVEEGEKVYTSGMGGVFPSGILVGNVFKVEKKNYGLFHDLYIEPIVDFSTLENVYVIKKIPDREIIMLANEEYEEGEVTNR; encoded by the coding sequence ATATTAAAACACAAATTACTTATACTTTATATTACGCTTAGTCTTGTAGCGTCAATATTTATGGTTCTTAATAGGAGTAATTTTGTTTTTGATTTGCGTTCTATATATGCACTCGGTGTTTATCCTGTGCAAAATGCTACACAGAACATATCAAAGGCTTTTGTTTATCTTTATACAAGCATTACAGATATATTTACACTTCAAAGTCAGCTTCAAGTGCTTAGAGATAGAATAGCAGAATTAAACGGCACAGCTTTAGAATATGAACAGCTTCGTCAGGAGAACTCAAGATTAAGAGCATTATTAAATGAAGCTCCTACCGATGAATACCCTTTAGAATATGCCGAGATAGTTTCAAAAGACCCTCAAAACTTCTACAACACTATAGTGATAAACAAAGGAAGGGCTCATGGTATTGTTGTGGGTATGCCTGTAATATCATATAAAAGCGGATACAAGGGGCTTGTTGGTAAGGTTGTAGAAGTAAGACAATATAACAGCAGAGTTTTATCTCTCATAGACGAGAGGTCTCAAATATCAGTTATGCTTGAGAGTTCTAAGGCTACTGGTATTATGAGCGGTCAGAATCCTCGTTCCACTCAAACACATTTGCAGTATATTGATTTGCAGATTGATGTTGAAGAGGGAGAAAAAGTTTATACTAGCGGAATGGGCGGAGTTTTCCCAAGCGGCATATTGGTTGGAAATGTGTTTAAAGTTGAGAAAAAAAATTATGGACTCTTTCACGACTTATACATTGAGCCTATAGTTGATTTTTCTACTTTAGAGAATGTGTATGTAATAAAAAAGATTCCAGACAGAGAAATTATTATGCTTGCTAATGAAGAATATGAAGAGGGTGAAGTTACAAATAGATGA